From Syntrophobacterales bacterium, one genomic window encodes:
- a CDS encoding restriction endonuclease subunit S: MAVLNEVPLSRVQEFGRTDAEYFKPTYEASFRRVSFCQGEKIARLANITDGIHASPEITENGIRYISAKCVKDNEFVINGCINISQKQHEANPRTQLRAGDVIITTVGTIGNVAVVDEDITPCNCDRHVGIIRIKEPNDFSPFYLSTFLNSKYGQFQSLRESAGNVQLNLYIKNIGHIVVPRLGDAELEIAELTRTAYLMRRKSKTIYTQARKLLESELGLDKLLFQKPVGYTARFSELNQSLRSDAQHYQPRFVQLFSHLAAFPIRRVREIRTVNRRGLQPIYVSNGPVDVVNSQHLGPKHVDYDGLQRTSEMAFASSIEGHIRNNDLLIYTTGAYIGRTNVYLRNTPALASNHVNILRLIPEIDAAYMALVFQSIIGQFQTQKHARGSAQAELYPMDIDRFIVPLLDPTKQRTIGDLVRESLLKQKESNALLAQAKTRVEQLIEEAVKS; encoded by the coding sequence ATGGCTGTTTTGAATGAAGTGCCGTTATCTCGCGTTCAAGAATTCGGCAGGACAGATGCAGAATATTTTAAGCCAACCTATGAAGCTTCTTTTAGGCGCGTGTCGTTTTGTCAGGGTGAAAAGATTGCTCGGCTTGCCAATATTACCGATGGTATTCACGCATCGCCGGAAATCACGGAAAATGGCATTCGTTATATCTCTGCAAAATGTGTTAAAGACAACGAATTTGTAATAAACGGCTGTATAAACATCAGCCAAAAGCAACATGAAGCCAACCCAAGAACTCAGCTGAGGGCAGGCGACGTCATAATCACAACTGTGGGAACAATCGGAAATGTGGCCGTAGTTGATGAAGACATTACGCCCTGTAATTGTGACAGACACGTTGGAATCATTAGAATTAAAGAACCAAACGATTTCTCACCTTTCTATCTTTCCACATTCCTAAATTCCAAGTATGGGCAGTTTCAGTCACTTCGGGAATCTGCAGGCAATGTTCAGTTAAACCTTTACATAAAAAACATAGGACACATAGTAGTACCGCGATTGGGGGATGCAGAATTAGAGATCGCTGAGCTCACCAGAACTGCATATCTGATGAGGAGAAAATCGAAAACCATCTACACTCAAGCCCGTAAACTTCTTGAATCGGAGCTCGGACTGGACAAACTACTTTTCCAGAAGCCGGTTGGCTACACGGCACGGTTCAGCGAGCTCAATCAGTCGCTCCGGTCGGATGCACAGCATTATCAACCAAGGTTCGTGCAACTCTTCTCGCACTTGGCTGCTTTTCCAATAAGGCGGGTTCGTGAAATCCGTACGGTCAACCGTCGGGGGCTACAGCCGATATATGTCAGTAATGGACCGGTGGATGTGGTCAACAGCCAACATCTTGGGCCAAAACACGTTGATTATGATGGACTGCAAAGGACCAGCGAAATGGCATTCGCTTCATCCATAGAAGGGCACATCCGAAACAATGACCTTCTTATCTACACGACCGGAGCATACATTGGTCGAACAAACGTCTATCTGCGCAATACACCTGCACTTGCAAGCAACCACGTCAATATTTTGCGTCTGATCCCTGAAATTGACGCCGCCTACATGGCGCTGGTTTTTCAATCTATTATTGGACAGTTTCAAACTCAGAAACACGCGCGAGGAAGCGCACAGGCCGAACTATACCCCATGGACATTGACCGCTTCATCGTTCCGCTATTGGACCCGACAAAGCAGAGAACCATAGGCGATTTGGTGCGTGAGAGTTTGTTAAAACAAAAGGAATCCAACGCGCTGCTCGCACAAGCCAAAACCCGGGTGGAACAACTCATCGAGGAGGCGGTGAAGTCATGA
- a CDS encoding virulence RhuM family protein, translating to MSKDLTSGDGRISGKGQFLVYETEDGQVKIDVRLEDETVWLTQQHMVELFQSSQQNVSHHVRSIYEEGELAPESTHKKYLSVRREGNRDVKRLLDYYNLDMIISVGYRVKSHVATRFRIWATQRLREFIIKGFVLDDERLKNPDQPFDYFDELMRRIQDIRTSERRFYQKITDIYATSIDYDPTLEISIDFFKTVQNKMHWAITGKTAAEIIHGRANSDRPNMGLTSWRGSKVRKQDVTIAKNYLTEQELLALNNLVEQYLIFAEGQAMRRIPMHMADWIKKLDAFLEVNDRDILSHAGTISHEMAKELAEGEYEKLNQKRIRQYDRLDGDFDKTIKRLTNGKWGNKT from the coding sequence ATGAGCAAAGACCTGACATCCGGTGATGGCAGGATATCCGGCAAGGGCCAGTTTCTCGTCTATGAAACGGAAGACGGCCAGGTCAAAATTGACGTGCGGCTGGAGGATGAGACGGTGTGGCTCACCCAACAACACATGGTCGAACTTTTCCAAAGCTCACAGCAGAACGTTAGCCATCACGTTCGCTCCATTTACGAGGAAGGCGAACTGGCCCCGGAGTCAACTCACAAAAAATATTTGTCGGTTCGGCGGGAGGGGAACCGGGATGTAAAACGCCTGCTGGATTATTACAATTTGGATATGATTATCTCCGTGGGCTACCGCGTGAAAAGCCATGTGGCCACCCGTTTCCGCATCTGGGCGACCCAGCGTCTGCGGGAATTCATCATCAAAGGCTTTGTGCTGGATGACGAACGCCTGAAAAATCCAGACCAGCCGTTCGACTATTTTGACGAGTTGATGCGCCGCATTCAGGACATTCGCACCTCCGAGCGGCGCTTCTATCAGAAAATCACCGATATCTATGCCACGAGCATCGACTACGACCCTACCCTGGAGATCAGCATCGACTTTTTCAAAACCGTCCAGAATAAAATGCACTGGGCCATTACCGGCAAGACGGCGGCGGAAATTATCCATGGGCGGGCCAACAGCGACAGGCCCAACATGGGTTTGACTAGTTGGCGCGGTTCCAAGGTTCGTAAACAGGACGTGACCATTGCCAAAAACTACCTCACCGAGCAGGAGCTGCTGGCCCTGAACAATCTGGTGGAGCAATACCTGATCTTCGCCGAAGGCCAGGCCATGCGGCGCATCCCCATGCACATGGCGGACTGGATCAAGAAATTGGATGCCTTCCTGGAAGTCAACGACCGCGATATTCTTTCGCACGCCGGAACGATTTCACACGAAATGGCCAAGGAGTTAGCTGAAGGCGAATACGAGAAGCTCAATCAGAAGCGGATTCGGCAATATGACCGTCTCGACGGTGATTTTGATAAAACCATCAAGCGATTGACGAATGGCAAATGGGGAAATAAAACATGA
- a CDS encoding winged helix-turn-helix domain-containing protein, whose protein sequence is MNSDSDIDRFVKDPSLLIELCRNVIDEIVETPSSADTAEKEAQLLIIARTIDRLERSKVAVPDVFRAEKTKLAAAIEVQSESVRALSDLAAGFEGIVKELKGRLERHTSPGMTRRSTGPRSNMPKTGLEVLRINIIRALKKLGNRARVSDVFDEMERQLAGKLLPGDLAVRQDGKTIVWRNNAQWERLRMKRDGTLRSDSPNGIWELSEDHR, encoded by the coding sequence ATGAACAGCGATAGCGACATTGACCGTTTCGTAAAAGACCCCAGTCTGTTGATCGAACTTTGCCGCAATGTCATTGACGAAATTGTGGAAACACCTTCCAGTGCGGATACCGCAGAAAAAGAGGCGCAGCTGCTCATCATCGCCCGGACGATTGATAGATTGGAGAGGTCCAAGGTAGCAGTACCGGATGTTTTTCGAGCGGAAAAAACGAAGCTCGCGGCGGCAATAGAAGTTCAATCCGAATCTGTTCGAGCTCTCAGCGATCTTGCAGCTGGCTTCGAGGGGATTGTCAAAGAATTGAAGGGTCGCCTTGAAAGGCACACGTCTCCAGGTATGACTCGAAGGTCAACGGGTCCGCGCTCAAATATGCCAAAAACCGGCCTTGAAGTTCTTCGCATAAACATAATCCGAGCACTTAAAAAACTCGGCAACCGTGCACGGGTGAGTGATGTTTTTGATGAGATGGAACGGCAGCTTGCTGGTAAGTTGCTCCCCGGCGATTTGGCGGTACGTCAAGATGGTAAAACGATTGTATGGAGAAACAATGCACAATGGGAGCGATTGCGAATGAAGCGCGACGGCACTCTACGCAGTGATTCTCCGAACGGCATTTGGGAACTCAGCGAGGACCACCGATGA
- the dndD gene encoding DNA sulfur modification protein DndD produces the protein MKFRKLIIENYKSFQFATEITFPIGEDGRSIFLIGGMNGAGKTAFTEAINCCLYGAKSDDIYRNINRREKAKGNTSVSFELVMEMDDFSELVVKRTWTAGATGDPRPRDLTERLVIVRDGKRVSVQNQEIWQDFIRSMIPPGITQFFFFDGEKIQTIAADDHSEIRLKSSLEAALGIQYINRLAGDILYIKQEERKGFVEISDEDLEFKRSELKKERSKLFRKNQERDGVREELAGFKAQMEEARERFAEAFHAAPESREAMREQEKKRLQVALRLAQVESEIRSLCEKALPFAFTGKMFEGIRRQIEAERESATGEAIKEHASGLAKRIVRVVEEPEPIYQEKLSAEKMAELEKRIFRLLKEGDAKGNIAKVLDLSDRDAARVLNKMEVLETSDIFLLKPLLEEKSELASQLRQLEGLSKAGAMTESERELFDQLQAEMEGCSTQIGRKTEQLRLLEEEIISLEKRISEIEVEIEKLYEKHHISKERADFIQECDAISGVLNQFIVRLRKNKVHFLQEKTFDMYRLLSSRSGLIKDIIIDDKTYEVRITDRNGHEIKKSGLSAGEKEVFAVSLLWGLAQTSQLKLPIIIDTPLSRLDSTHRDNIVNNYFPNAGEQVVILSTDTEIDKDYYRALKARLSGAGSFEFDQRQELTTFRGGYFWEK, from the coding sequence ATGAAATTCCGCAAACTGATCATCGAAAACTACAAATCTTTCCAGTTCGCGACGGAGATCACTTTCCCAATCGGCGAGGATGGACGAAGCATTTTCCTTATCGGCGGAATGAACGGCGCAGGTAAGACCGCCTTCACGGAAGCGATCAACTGCTGCCTCTACGGGGCCAAATCGGATGACATATACCGCAACATCAACCGCCGCGAGAAGGCTAAAGGCAATACCAGCGTCTCTTTTGAACTGGTCATGGAAATGGATGACTTTTCGGAACTGGTGGTGAAACGCACCTGGACCGCCGGGGCAACGGGCGACCCCAGACCGCGCGACCTGACGGAACGATTGGTAATCGTTCGGGACGGCAAGCGCGTCTCGGTTCAGAATCAAGAAATCTGGCAGGATTTTATCCGCTCGATGATTCCGCCGGGCATCACCCAGTTCTTCTTTTTCGATGGAGAGAAAATTCAGACTATTGCCGCAGATGATCATTCAGAGATCCGGCTTAAATCCTCCCTGGAGGCGGCCCTCGGCATCCAATATATCAATCGTCTTGCCGGTGACATCCTTTACATCAAGCAGGAAGAACGTAAGGGATTTGTCGAAATCTCCGACGAAGACCTGGAGTTCAAGCGGAGCGAGCTTAAGAAAGAACGGAGCAAGTTGTTTCGCAAAAACCAGGAGCGGGATGGAGTACGGGAAGAATTGGCCGGTTTCAAAGCACAGATGGAGGAGGCCAGAGAACGGTTTGCCGAGGCATTTCATGCGGCGCCGGAGTCGCGGGAGGCGATGCGTGAACAGGAAAAGAAACGCCTTCAGGTCGCGCTGCGGCTTGCCCAAGTGGAGAGTGAAATACGCTCTCTTTGTGAGAAGGCGCTGCCATTTGCGTTTACGGGCAAGATGTTTGAAGGCATCCGACGACAAATTGAGGCTGAACGGGAATCAGCCACCGGCGAGGCAATCAAGGAGCATGCGTCCGGTCTGGCCAAGCGTATCGTGCGGGTCGTGGAGGAACCGGAGCCGATCTACCAGGAAAAGCTGTCCGCTGAAAAAATGGCTGAACTAGAAAAGCGCATCTTTCGCCTCCTCAAGGAAGGCGACGCAAAAGGAAATATAGCTAAGGTTCTGGACCTTTCAGATCGGGATGCGGCCAGGGTTTTGAACAAGATGGAGGTTTTGGAGACCAGCGATATATTTCTCCTCAAACCTCTTCTGGAGGAAAAAAGTGAACTGGCATCTCAGCTCCGGCAGCTTGAGGGATTGAGTAAGGCCGGTGCCATGACGGAATCGGAACGGGAATTGTTTGATCAGTTGCAGGCGGAGATGGAGGGTTGTTCGACTCAGATTGGCCGTAAGACAGAGCAGTTGCGCTTGTTGGAAGAAGAAATTATTTCCCTCGAAAAACGGATTAGCGAGATCGAGGTGGAAATAGAAAAACTTTACGAGAAACATCACATTTCCAAGGAGCGGGCCGATTTTATTCAGGAGTGCGATGCTATTTCCGGTGTCCTCAATCAATTCATCGTCCGCCTGCGAAAGAACAAGGTTCATTTTCTGCAGGAGAAGACCTTCGATATGTATCGTCTCCTCTCCAGTCGCAGCGGGTTGATCAAGGATATCATCATTGATGACAAGACCTATGAGGTTCGGATAACCGATCGCAATGGGCACGAGATCAAGAAATCAGGGCTCTCGGCAGGTGAAAAGGAAGTCTTCGCCGTTTCGTTGCTTTGGGGCCTGGCCCAAACGAGCCAACTTAAACTCCCGATTATCATTGATACGCCATTGTCCCGTCTGGACAGCACACACCGAGATAACATTGTGAACAACTATTTCCCCAATGCGGGAGAACAGGTGGTTATCCTTTCAACCGATACGGAGATAGACAAGGATTATTATCGGGCGCTCAAAGCGCGGCTTAGCGGCGCCGGCAGCTTCGAATTTGATCAGCGTCAGGAATTGACGACTTTCAGAGGAGGTTATTTTTGGGAGAAATAA
- a CDS encoding DndE family protein, with product MADRLYTSNDADEVLSALRFETKLEKATLARIAFALSLEKAGLNVPQSASFTGGEMKRPTFIGEDEVFIRTLISYVYQKRDIAEDEFFSNRSIVKNHIDNGAAILGNLFQECGRDADSLLHRLLNDVEFGGGREAAGRDLDIFIGRTLLQRHELTMELNNTAKHANSHLAIMGKPGVGKTQFLLKILTDIRIQSNYQTNFIYFDYKGDVVDNGRFLEVAKVTPYRLLQSGQNLPINPFVLPAYDEQTINVSAREKAESFASINSKLGVVQKGALTEAIRAAYAQRAGSVAPYPDFHDIYQIVIAMYEEDNKKDDSLIEVLRDLADFDLFWRHGSDIAPIGRLSDRTILIDVHTMPVLKELVAYLVIERLYKEMSVLPDSPIKNGRRTIRTILVIDEAHNYLNQNNIFLQRIIREGRSKGVVVFFASQSPNDYQQKFFNFQELLEFAFIFQCEGVAGGSIQDILGCSAKSAKDLQVEIARLEPWQVVARSPEKTEEFVKFTAEAFHKSYA from the coding sequence ATGGCCGATCGTCTTTACACATCGAACGACGCCGATGAAGTTCTCAGCGCTTTACGTTTTGAAACAAAGCTGGAAAAGGCGACTCTGGCCCGGATTGCCTTCGCCTTGTCGCTTGAAAAAGCAGGGTTAAACGTGCCGCAGAGCGCGAGCTTTACCGGCGGTGAAATGAAGCGCCCCACGTTTATTGGCGAGGATGAGGTGTTCATACGCACTCTGATTTCCTATGTTTACCAAAAGCGGGATATTGCTGAGGATGAATTTTTTTCAAATCGTTCTATTGTCAAAAACCATATTGATAACGGTGCGGCGATCTTGGGCAACCTTTTCCAGGAATGTGGGCGAGATGCGGATAGCCTCCTCCATCGTTTGCTGAACGACGTCGAATTTGGCGGTGGCCGTGAAGCAGCCGGACGTGACCTGGACATTTTTATTGGCCGGACTCTTCTGCAACGGCATGAACTGACCATGGAACTAAATAATACAGCCAAACACGCGAATTCTCATCTGGCCATCATGGGCAAACCCGGTGTCGGGAAAACACAATTTCTCCTGAAAATTTTGACGGATATTCGCATCCAGTCCAATTATCAGACCAATTTCATCTATTTCGATTACAAGGGAGATGTCGTTGATAATGGACGTTTTCTTGAAGTAGCCAAGGTCACTCCTTACCGCCTGCTGCAAAGCGGTCAAAATCTTCCCATCAACCCGTTCGTTCTCCCCGCTTACGACGAACAAACGATAAATGTTTCTGCCAGAGAGAAAGCGGAAAGCTTTGCGTCCATCAACAGCAAACTGGGTGTGGTTCAAAAAGGCGCTTTGACCGAGGCCATCCGGGCCGCCTATGCGCAACGGGCGGGGTCTGTGGCGCCTTATCCTGATTTTCATGATATCTACCAAATAGTTATAGCGATGTACGAAGAAGACAATAAAAAGGATGACAGCTTAATCGAGGTGCTTCGAGACTTGGCTGATTTCGACCTTTTCTGGCGTCACGGCAGCGATATAGCCCCTATTGGCAGGCTTTCAGATCGCACGATATTGATCGACGTTCACACAATGCCCGTTTTGAAGGAACTGGTTGCCTACCTTGTCATCGAGCGTCTCTATAAAGAGATGTCCGTTTTGCCGGATAGTCCGATCAAGAATGGGCGACGAACAATTCGTACAATTTTGGTGATTGATGAAGCCCATAACTATTTGAATCAGAATAATATTTTCTTGCAACGCATCATAAGGGAGGGTCGATCCAAAGGTGTCGTGGTATTTTTTGCCAGCCAGTCGCCCAATGATTACCAGCAGAAGTTTTTCAATTTTCAGGAGCTCCTCGAATTTGCCTTTATCTTCCAATGTGAGGGGGTTGCCGGCGGATCGATCCAGGATATCCTGGGTTGCAGTGCAAAGTCCGCGAAAGATTTGCAGGTAGAGATAGCGCGCCTGGAACCATGGCAAGTTGTCGCTCGGAGCCCCGAAAAAACTGAGGAATTCGTTAAATTTACTGCCGAAGCGTTTCACAAGAGCTATGCGTAA
- a CDS encoding putative DNA binding domain-containing protein, which yields MPAKDSMQIVCAEGEGQKVEFKAAISGIAKEMAAFANASGGSIFLGVSDAGKIVGVADSNRLRSQIQDIANKCDPRIPIRLASHRQVVEIIVPEGVDKPYRCSEGFFLRIGPNSQQLNRDEIFRFAIKTEKIRFDEQFEEKADAKTCLHTERISAFLRKRGLPGKTAPADLLINLGIAQKQENRLLLTRAAILFFGREPQRFFPEACVTCALYADETRARVLDRIDAIGTLEEQFEAASGFIRRNLRVGYRIEKAGPREEIPEIPEPVFREALLNAVTHRDYFADALRIYVHMHPQRMEIDSPGGLPYGLSMAELGTRAMPRNRLLADLFYRTGYVERLGSGIYRMREAMAAAHLPPPRFSSTEHAFRVEIFSSFEAAGLMPEEARICQWLSTQGKASIIQLMDFFNLPKTSMHRRISKLVEEGWIVSHGSGRGTYYIVGDGSSSEDGTKAER from the coding sequence ATGCCCGCGAAGGACAGCATGCAAATCGTCTGTGCGGAAGGTGAAGGGCAAAAGGTGGAATTCAAGGCCGCCATCTCCGGAATAGCCAAGGAAATGGCGGCCTTCGCCAATGCATCCGGAGGTTCCATCTTTCTGGGCGTTTCCGACGCGGGGAAAATCGTCGGAGTGGCCGATTCCAACCGCTTGCGCAGTCAAATCCAGGATATTGCCAACAAATGCGATCCGCGTATCCCCATCCGTCTGGCATCCCATCGTCAGGTTGTGGAGATCATCGTTCCGGAGGGCGTGGACAAGCCTTACCGGTGCAGCGAAGGTTTTTTCCTGCGTATCGGCCCCAACTCGCAACAACTCAACCGGGACGAAATCTTCCGTTTTGCGATCAAAACGGAGAAAATCCGCTTCGATGAACAATTTGAAGAAAAGGCGGATGCGAAAACATGTCTCCATACGGAGAGAATCAGTGCCTTTCTGCGCAAACGGGGACTTCCCGGGAAGACAGCCCCGGCGGACCTCCTCATCAATCTGGGCATTGCACAGAAACAGGAAAACCGCCTCCTGCTGACCCGTGCGGCCATCCTGTTTTTCGGTCGCGAACCGCAGCGTTTTTTCCCGGAGGCCTGCGTCACCTGCGCCCTGTACGCCGACGAGACGCGGGCCAGGGTTCTGGATCGCATTGACGCAATCGGAACATTGGAGGAACAATTCGAAGCAGCCTCAGGATTCATCCGCCGCAATCTCCGCGTCGGTTACCGGATTGAAAAGGCGGGCCCCCGAGAGGAAATTCCCGAGATCCCGGAGCCGGTCTTCCGGGAGGCACTTCTGAATGCCGTGACCCACAGGGATTACTTTGCCGATGCGCTGCGCATCTATGTGCATATGCATCCGCAGCGAATGGAAATCGACAGTCCCGGTGGCCTTCCTTACGGTTTGTCGATGGCGGAACTTGGAACGCGCGCGATGCCCCGCAACCGTCTGCTTGCCGATCTCTTCTACCGCACGGGATACGTCGAGCGCCTGGGCAGCGGCATCTATCGCATGCGGGAGGCGATGGCCGCAGCGCATCTGCCCCCGCCGAGATTTTCTTCTACGGAACATGCCTTCCGTGTGGAAATCTTCTCGTCGTTCGAGGCGGCCGGTCTGATGCCGGAAGAAGCCAGAATATGTCAGTGGCTGTCCACTCAAGGCAAGGCATCGATCATCCAACTGATGGATTTTTTCAACTTGCCAAAGACATCCATGCACAGGCGAATTTCAAAACTGGTTGAAGAGGGATGGATCGTATCGCATGGATCCGGGCGAGGGACCTATTATATCGTGGGAGATGGCTCCAGTTCAGAAGACGGAACGAAAGCGGAACGATAA